From a single Actinomycetes bacterium genomic region:
- a CDS encoding DUF349 domain-containing protein: protein MAAAAPAPPPSDPTEWGRVDDEGTVWVRTADGERSVGSYPGAEGPEALAYFGRKYDELAGQVPLLEQRVASGGVSLADAQTSVDHLREQVVDANAVGDLAGLAARLDTLTDAITARKARRDAERAKARERAAVTKEKIVTEAESLSESTDWKKTGDRMRALLDEWKAAPRLDRKTDDALWKRFSHARTTFDKRRRVHFAELDEQRGEAAARKEKLIKEAEALSTSREWGETAKRYRELMDRWKAAGRARRDVEDELWTRFRAAQDVFFSARSEVFAARDADLATNLEKKQKLLVEAEALLPVTDHRAARQVLRTVHEKWEAAGHVPRASKDAVENRLRKVDEAVRAAEQAEWARTNPEARARAEATVTQLQASIAGLEKDAAAAREAGNEKKAVEAETAAETRRTWLVEAEKTLTEFS from the coding sequence GTGGCGGCCGCCGCACCCGCGCCTCCGCCGTCGGACCCGACCGAGTGGGGCCGGGTCGACGACGAGGGCACCGTCTGGGTGCGGACCGCCGACGGAGAGCGCTCGGTCGGCTCGTACCCAGGCGCCGAGGGCCCGGAGGCGCTGGCCTACTTCGGGCGGAAGTACGACGAGCTGGCCGGGCAGGTCCCGCTGCTCGAGCAGCGGGTGGCGTCCGGAGGGGTGAGCCTGGCCGACGCGCAGACCTCGGTCGACCACCTGCGCGAGCAGGTCGTGGACGCCAACGCCGTCGGTGACCTGGCCGGGCTCGCTGCCCGGCTGGACACCCTTACCGACGCGATCACCGCCCGCAAGGCGCGTCGCGACGCCGAGCGCGCCAAGGCCCGTGAGCGCGCTGCCGTGACGAAGGAGAAGATCGTCACCGAGGCGGAGTCGCTGTCGGAGTCGACGGACTGGAAGAAGACCGGCGACCGGATGCGCGCCCTTCTCGACGAGTGGAAGGCTGCTCCGCGACTGGACCGCAAGACCGACGACGCGTTGTGGAAGCGGTTCAGCCACGCCCGGACGACGTTCGACAAGCGGCGCCGCGTGCACTTCGCGGAGCTCGACGAGCAGCGTGGCGAGGCGGCCGCCCGCAAGGAGAAGCTCATCAAGGAGGCCGAGGCTCTCTCGACCTCGCGCGAGTGGGGCGAGACCGCGAAGAGGTACCGCGAGCTCATGGACCGTTGGAAGGCGGCCGGCCGGGCCCGGCGCGATGTCGAGGACGAGCTCTGGACCCGGTTCCGGGCGGCCCAGGACGTCTTCTTCTCCGCGCGGAGCGAGGTCTTCGCCGCTCGTGACGCGGACCTCGCGACCAACCTCGAGAAGAAGCAGAAGCTCCTCGTCGAGGCCGAGGCGCTGCTGCCCGTGACCGACCACCGCGCGGCCCGTCAGGTGCTGCGGACGGTGCACGAGAAGTGGGAGGCGGCGGGGCACGTGCCCCGCGCCTCCAAGGACGCCGTCGAGAACCGGCTGCGCAAGGTCGACGAGGCGGTACGGGCCGCCGAGCAGGCCGAGTGGGCCCGGACCAACCCGGAGGCCCGCGCTCGCGCCGAGGCGACGGTGACCCAGCTGCAGGCGAGCATCGCCGGCCTGGAGAAGGACGCCGCCGCGGCCCGGGAAGCCGGGAACGAGAAGAAGGCCGTCGAGGCCGAGACGGCAGCCGAGACCCGGCGCACCTGGCTGGTCGAGGCGGAGAAGACGCTCACCGAGTTCAGCTGA
- the iolD gene encoding 3D-(3,5/4)-trihydroxycyclohexane-1,2-dione acylhydrolase (decyclizing) gives MTTSTVRLTTAQALVRWMTAQRSELLDGTVVPLFAGVFGIFGHGNVLGLGTALNEVQDVLPTWRGQTEQGMALAAVGYARATDRRQVMAATSSVGPGALNMVTAAGLAHANRLPLLLLPGDTFTGRAPDPVLQQVEHFGDPTASVNDAFRAVSRYFDRVVRPEQLLSSLPQVARVLTDPADTGPVVLALPQDVQVEEHDFPVAMFAGRVHRVPRPRPDAQSVAEAATLLRSAERPLLVVGGGVRYSGAGHAVVGLAHAHGIPVVETPAGRTAIAHDHPLHAGPLGIIGSASANILAAEADVVVAVGTRLQDFTTASWTVFSPSVRVVTVNAARFDAVKHGAHAVVGDALAVVEELAPALAGWSADAAWSARAGAERALWDAHVDGLRKGVAPDGSLTYAQVVGVVNDASGPDDYVLGSSGGFPGEMHGGWRTGSPPLVGATSGATMDLEYGFSCMGYEVAGPWGAAMARATTHPDGLVTALLGDGSYLMLNSELYSAALSGHAFVAVVCDNGGYAVIHRLQTGQGADGFNNLLDDCAGPGAEAGMRVDFAAHAASLGAHVEAVAPDGSVEDLAAAYGRARAAAVSSRRPAVVVCRTHPSSWTEAGAWWEVGVPSGLAGRPSYDEEKARQLRWLTD, from the coding sequence GTGACGACCTCGACCGTCCGCCTGACGACTGCCCAGGCGCTGGTGCGCTGGATGACCGCCCAGCGCAGCGAGCTGCTCGACGGCACCGTGGTCCCGCTCTTCGCCGGGGTGTTCGGCATCTTCGGCCACGGCAACGTGCTGGGTCTCGGCACGGCCCTGAACGAGGTGCAGGACGTGCTGCCCACCTGGCGCGGCCAGACGGAGCAGGGGATGGCGCTGGCCGCGGTGGGCTACGCCCGCGCGACCGACCGCCGACAGGTGATGGCTGCCACGTCGTCGGTCGGGCCGGGCGCGCTGAACATGGTGACGGCCGCCGGTCTGGCGCATGCCAACCGGCTGCCCCTGCTGCTCCTGCCCGGCGACACCTTCACCGGCCGGGCGCCGGACCCGGTGCTGCAGCAGGTCGAGCACTTCGGCGACCCGACGGCGTCGGTCAACGACGCCTTCCGTGCGGTGTCGCGCTACTTCGACCGCGTCGTGCGGCCCGAGCAGCTGCTGTCGTCGCTGCCGCAGGTGGCGCGGGTGCTCACCGACCCGGCGGACACCGGACCCGTGGTGCTCGCCCTCCCGCAGGACGTCCAGGTGGAGGAGCACGACTTCCCGGTGGCGATGTTCGCCGGGCGGGTGCACCGCGTGCCCCGGCCGCGCCCGGACGCGCAGTCGGTCGCCGAGGCGGCCACCCTGCTCCGCTCCGCGGAGCGGCCACTGCTCGTGGTGGGCGGGGGAGTGCGCTACTCGGGTGCCGGGCACGCCGTCGTCGGACTGGCCCACGCCCATGGCATCCCTGTCGTCGAGACCCCTGCCGGACGTACGGCCATCGCCCACGACCACCCGCTGCATGCCGGACCATTGGGCATCATCGGGTCGGCGTCGGCCAACATCCTCGCGGCGGAGGCCGACGTCGTCGTGGCGGTCGGCACCCGCCTGCAGGACTTCACCACCGCGTCGTGGACGGTGTTCTCGCCGTCGGTGCGGGTCGTGACCGTCAACGCCGCACGCTTCGACGCGGTCAAGCACGGTGCGCACGCGGTGGTCGGCGACGCGCTCGCGGTCGTCGAGGAGCTGGCGCCGGCGCTGGCCGGGTGGTCGGCCGATGCGGCTTGGAGCGCCCGGGCCGGCGCCGAGCGGGCGCTGTGGGACGCGCACGTCGACGGGCTGCGCAAGGGTGTCGCGCCGGACGGGTCGTTGACCTACGCGCAGGTGGTGGGCGTCGTCAACGACGCCAGCGGCCCGGACGACTACGTGCTCGGCTCGTCGGGCGGTTTCCCCGGGGAGATGCACGGCGGGTGGCGGACCGGGTCGCCGCCGCTCGTCGGTGCGACGTCGGGCGCCACGATGGACCTGGAGTACGGCTTCTCCTGCATGGGGTACGAGGTCGCCGGCCCCTGGGGAGCGGCGATGGCCCGGGCCACGACCCACCCCGACGGGCTGGTCACCGCGCTGCTGGGCGACGGCTCCTACCTGATGCTCAACTCCGAGCTGTACTCCGCCGCACTGTCCGGCCACGCGTTCGTCGCGGTGGTCTGCGACAACGGCGGCTACGCGGTCATCCACCGGCTGCAGACCGGCCAGGGCGCCGACGGCTTCAACAACCTGCTCGACGACTGCGCCGGCCCTGGGGCCGAGGCCGGGATGCGGGTCGACTTCGCCGCGCACGCCGCGTCGCTCGGCGCTCATGTCGAGGCGGTCGCACCGGACGGCTCGGTCGAGGACCTGGCGGCGGCGTACGGGCGGGCGCGTGCGGCGGCCGTGTCGTCGCGGCGGCCGGCCGTCGTGGTGTGCCGCACCCACCCGTCGTCATGGACCGAGGCGGGGGCGTGGTGGGAGGTCGGAGTGCCCTCAGGGCTCGCCGGACGCCCGTCCTACGACGAGGAGAAGGCGCGCCAGCTGCGTTGGCTCACCGACTGA
- the iolB gene encoding 5-deoxy-glucuronate isomerase — protein MRLVHPRGALTGPEDGDLVGLTPQVAGWTYAGLRVVRLLPGVERTVLTGAAEVFVLPLSGSLRVTAAAEVAPGEREATYDLVGRDSVFARVTDFAYAGRDSVLTLLSVAGAEVALPSAMCERRRPPAYGPAEDVPVEVRGAGGATRQVTGFGVPGVWDHAERLVACELLTPPGNWSSYPPHKHDPTAPCEVVNEEIYYYRIAGPDQVTPSGQGFGLHRTYTDAEHDKAGLEPIDLDVEVRDGDLVLVPHGYHGPCVAAPGYPMYYLNVLAGPGADRSMAFCDDPDHGWVRGTWDGEQLDPRVPMTSADGPVPHEAVRRAL, from the coding sequence GTGAGGCTGGTCCACCCGCGGGGGGCTCTCACCGGCCCGGAGGACGGCGACCTCGTCGGGCTGACGCCGCAGGTGGCCGGCTGGACCTACGCCGGCCTACGGGTCGTCAGGCTGCTGCCCGGCGTGGAGCGCACCGTCCTGACCGGCGCGGCGGAGGTCTTCGTGCTGCCCCTCTCGGGCAGCCTGCGGGTCACGGCCGCCGCAGAGGTGGCCCCGGGCGAGCGCGAGGCGACGTACGACCTGGTCGGTCGCGACTCGGTGTTCGCCCGCGTGACGGACTTCGCCTACGCCGGACGGGACAGCGTGCTGACGCTGCTCAGCGTGGCCGGCGCCGAGGTCGCCCTGCCGTCGGCGATGTGCGAGCGGCGGCGGCCACCGGCCTACGGGCCGGCCGAGGACGTGCCGGTCGAGGTGCGCGGGGCGGGGGGAGCGACCCGGCAGGTGACCGGCTTCGGCGTCCCCGGGGTCTGGGACCACGCGGAGCGGCTGGTGGCCTGCGAGCTGCTGACGCCGCCGGGCAACTGGTCGAGCTACCCGCCGCACAAGCACGACCCGACCGCGCCGTGCGAGGTCGTCAACGAGGAGATCTACTACTACCGGATCGCCGGGCCGGACCAGGTGACGCCGTCGGGGCAGGGCTTCGGGCTGCACCGCACCTACACCGACGCCGAGCACGACAAGGCGGGGCTCGAGCCGATCGACCTCGACGTCGAGGTGCGCGACGGCGACCTGGTGCTGGTGCCGCACGGCTACCACGGCCCGTGCGTGGCCGCACCGGGCTACCCGATGTACTACCTCAACGTGCTGGCCGGTCCGGGGGCCGACCGGTCCATGGCGTTCTGCGACGACCCCGACCACGGGTGGGTGCGCGGCACGTGGGACGGCGAACAGCTGGACCCACGGGTGCCGATGACGTCCGCCGACGGACCGGTGCCCCACGAAGCCGTGAGGAGAGCCCTGTGA
- a CDS encoding aldolase, with protein MTDVSQAVTDHQWAALLETRATDPAAVAKAYAGRRRPGRLLSDAGTLFLVAADHTARGALGTGGDPLAMADRRSLLARLLTALADPSVDGVLGSPDVVEELLLLGALEDKVVIGSMNRGGLDGATWTMDDRFTGYDADAVERFGLEGGKMLLRIDDADPGTAPTIEACARAVSDLASRGLMAMVEPLPYERDTAGALQLRRDSGSLVRAITVASALGVTSSSTWLKLPSCDDPELVFAATTLPCVVLGGVPGPDPAADLRSWGRALRQPAVRGLVVGRALLYPPDGDVSGAVAAAGRVLRAAHRELP; from the coding sequence GTGACCGACGTCTCGCAGGCCGTCACGGACCATCAGTGGGCCGCGCTGCTGGAGACCCGGGCGACCGACCCGGCAGCGGTCGCCAAGGCCTACGCCGGGCGCCGCCGACCCGGCAGGCTGCTATCCGACGCCGGCACCCTCTTCCTGGTCGCGGCCGACCACACCGCGCGCGGGGCGCTGGGCACCGGGGGCGACCCGCTCGCGATGGCCGACCGGCGCTCCCTGCTCGCCCGGCTGCTCACCGCTCTCGCCGACCCGTCGGTCGACGGGGTGCTCGGCTCCCCGGACGTGGTGGAGGAGCTGCTGCTCCTTGGCGCGCTCGAGGACAAGGTCGTCATCGGCTCGATGAACCGAGGCGGTCTCGACGGCGCGACCTGGACGATGGACGACCGGTTCACCGGATACGACGCGGACGCGGTCGAGCGCTTCGGGCTCGAGGGCGGCAAGATGCTGCTCCGCATCGACGACGCGGACCCCGGCACAGCACCGACGATCGAGGCGTGCGCGCGGGCCGTGAGCGACCTGGCCTCGCGCGGCCTGATGGCGATGGTGGAGCCGCTGCCCTACGAGCGCGACACAGCCGGGGCCCTGCAGCTCCGTCGGGACTCGGGCTCCCTGGTCCGGGCCATCACCGTGGCGTCCGCGCTCGGCGTCACCAGCAGCAGCACCTGGCTCAAGCTGCCCTCGTGCGACGACCCGGAGCTGGTCTTCGCCGCGACCACGCTGCCCTGCGTCGTCCTGGGCGGCGTGCCCGGGCCGGACCCGGCAGCCGACTTGCGGTCCTGGGGCCGGGCGCTGCGGCAGCCGGCCGTGCGGGGGCTGGTGGTCGGCCGGGCGCTGCTCTACCCGCCGGACGGCGACGTCAGCGGGGCGGTCGCGGCGGCCGGCCGGGTGCTCCGAGCGGCCCACAGGGAGCTGCCGTGA
- the iolC gene encoding 5-dehydro-2-deoxygluconokinase: MTSTRLEVLTVGRVGVDLYPEQTGPLAEVRTFAKSLGGTATNVAVGAARLGRRSAVLTKVGADGFGTYVRQALTGFGVDASHVGTEPTLHTPVVFCELDPPEDPPLLFYRDPVAPDLVLREDDVPWDVVRDVPLLWVTGTGVSVEPARTTQLEMLRRRGRPSEGSGRHTVLDLDWRPMFWPSPQHAHDEYQAMLEHVDVVVGNRAEAEVAVGTTDPVEAAHRLIGAGVRLALVKQGADGVLVATREGMTTVQPHLVEVVCGLGAGDAFGAALVHGLLAGWDPVEIAVHANAAGAIVASRLACADAMPTLAELEDLVDSQRSRS, from the coding sequence GTGACCTCGACGAGACTCGAGGTCCTCACCGTCGGCCGGGTCGGGGTCGATCTCTACCCGGAGCAGACCGGGCCGCTGGCGGAGGTGCGCACGTTCGCCAAGTCCCTGGGCGGCACGGCCACCAACGTGGCGGTGGGTGCGGCGCGGCTGGGGCGCCGGTCGGCGGTCCTCACCAAGGTCGGTGCTGACGGCTTCGGGACGTACGTCCGACAGGCGCTCACCGGGTTCGGCGTCGACGCGAGCCACGTCGGCACCGAACCCACCCTGCACACACCGGTGGTGTTCTGCGAGCTCGACCCGCCGGAGGACCCACCGCTGCTGTTCTACCGCGACCCGGTCGCGCCGGACCTCGTGCTCCGCGAGGACGACGTGCCGTGGGACGTGGTCCGCGACGTGCCGCTGCTGTGGGTGACCGGCACCGGGGTGTCCGTCGAGCCGGCGCGCACCACCCAGCTCGAGATGCTGCGCCGCCGCGGCCGACCGTCGGAGGGGAGCGGTCGGCACACGGTGCTCGACCTGGACTGGCGGCCGATGTTCTGGCCCTCACCGCAGCACGCCCACGACGAGTACCAGGCGATGCTGGAGCACGTCGACGTCGTCGTCGGCAACAGGGCAGAGGCCGAGGTCGCGGTCGGGACGACCGACCCCGTCGAGGCGGCGCACCGGCTGATCGGCGCCGGGGTGCGGCTGGCGCTGGTGAAGCAGGGGGCCGACGGCGTGCTGGTCGCCACCCGGGAGGGGATGACCACGGTGCAGCCGCACCTGGTCGAGGTGGTGTGCGGCCTCGGCGCCGGCGACGCCTTCGGCGCTGCGCTGGTGCACGGGCTGCTCGCCGGGTGGGACCCGGTCGAGATCGCGGTGCACGCCAACGCCGCCGGAGCGATCGTGGCCTCCCGACTGGCCTGCGCCGACGCCATGCCGACCCTCGCCGAGCTGGAGGACCTCGTGGACAGCCAGCGGAGCCGGTCGTGA
- a CDS encoding CoA-acylating methylmalonate-semialdehyde dehydrogenase — MRTIEHWIDGAASAGTSSRMSPVYNPATGEQQAQVVLASRADVGSAVASAKKAFDEWGQSSLSQRTKVLFAFRELVTRRARDLAEVISDEHGKVVSDALGEVQRGLEVVEFACGIPHLVKGDYSDQVSTGVDVFSFREPLGVVAGITPFNFPVMVPMWMHPVAIACGNTFVLKPSERDPSVSLLVAELWAEAGLPGGVFNVVHGDKEAVDSILEHPDVAAVSFVGSTPIAKYIHDHGTAHGKRVQALGGAKNHAIVLPDADVDFASEHLVAAAFGSAGERCMAISAAVTVGDAGDSIVDAVVAKAGKVRVGPGRDEDSEMGPVVTAAARDRITGLIGTGEAQGARLAVDGRGYMVPGHENGFWVGPTVIDEVTTEMDVYREEIFGPVLSVVRATTVDEAIDVINANPYGNGTAIFTSSGEAARRFQRGVKVGMIGINVPIPVPMAYYSFGGWKDSLFGQSRIHGADGVAFYTRSKVVTSRWPQVEHPAGSSFHFPTSS; from the coding sequence GTGAGGACCATCGAGCACTGGATCGACGGCGCGGCGAGTGCGGGGACGTCGAGCCGGATGTCGCCGGTGTACAACCCTGCGACGGGCGAGCAGCAGGCCCAGGTCGTGCTGGCGAGCCGGGCCGACGTGGGCAGCGCTGTCGCGTCGGCGAAGAAGGCCTTCGACGAGTGGGGGCAGTCGTCCCTCTCCCAGCGCACCAAGGTGCTGTTCGCCTTCCGTGAGCTGGTCACTCGCCGGGCTCGCGACCTGGCCGAGGTCATCTCGGACGAGCACGGCAAGGTCGTGTCCGACGCCCTGGGTGAGGTGCAGCGCGGTCTCGAGGTCGTCGAGTTCGCCTGCGGCATCCCGCACCTGGTCAAGGGCGACTACTCCGACCAGGTCTCGACCGGCGTCGACGTCTTCAGCTTCCGTGAGCCGCTCGGCGTGGTCGCCGGCATCACGCCGTTCAACTTCCCCGTGATGGTCCCGATGTGGATGCACCCGGTGGCCATCGCGTGCGGCAACACCTTCGTGCTCAAGCCCAGCGAGCGCGACCCCTCCGTCTCGCTGCTGGTCGCCGAGCTGTGGGCCGAAGCCGGGCTGCCCGGGGGCGTCTTCAACGTCGTCCACGGCGACAAGGAGGCCGTCGACTCGATCCTCGAGCACCCGGACGTCGCCGCCGTGTCGTTCGTCGGCTCCACACCCATCGCGAAGTACATCCACGACCACGGCACTGCTCATGGAAAGCGCGTGCAGGCCCTCGGCGGCGCCAAGAACCACGCCATCGTGCTGCCGGACGCCGACGTCGACTTCGCCTCGGAGCACCTCGTGGCGGCGGCCTTCGGCTCGGCCGGCGAGCGCTGTATGGCCATCTCCGCGGCGGTCACGGTCGGCGACGCCGGCGACAGCATCGTGGACGCGGTGGTCGCCAAGGCGGGCAAGGTGCGCGTCGGGCCGGGCCGCGACGAGGACAGCGAGATGGGCCCGGTCGTCACCGCGGCCGCGCGGGACCGCATCACCGGCCTCATCGGCACCGGCGAGGCGCAGGGCGCCCGGCTCGCGGTCGACGGCCGCGGCTATATGGTGCCGGGTCACGAGAACGGCTTCTGGGTCGGCCCGACGGTGATCGACGAGGTCACCACCGAGATGGACGTCTACCGCGAAGAGATCTTCGGCCCGGTGCTGTCGGTCGTGCGCGCGACGACGGTCGACGAGGCCATCGACGTCATCAACGCCAACCCCTACGGCAACGGCACCGCCATCTTCACCTCCAGCGGCGAGGCGGCCCGGCGGTTCCAGCGCGGGGTCAAGGTCGGGATGATCGGCATCAACGTCCCCATCCCGGTGCCGATGGCCTACTACTCGTTCGGTGGCTGGAAGGACTCGCTGTTCGGCCAGTCCCGCATCCACGGCGCCGACGGAGTGGCGTTCTACACCCGGTCCAAGGTCGTGACCTCGCGGTGGCCGCAGGTCGAGCACCCCGCCGGGTCCAGCTTCCACTTCCCGACGTCCAGCTAG
- a CDS encoding sugar phosphate isomerase/epimerase — MTSLLDRVAGAPISWGVCEVPGWGHQLDAGRVLSEMREVGLRATEFGPDGFLPDDPAAKAATLAEHGLAAVGGFVPVVLHEVGHDPLPAVDRALDGFLAAGAGVLVLAAASGTDGYDARPELDAADWERLLGNLDRLADHAAGRGVRACLHPHVGTMVETGDDVSRVLDGSLVPLCLDTGHLLIGGSDPAALAAQATDRIVHAHLKDVDRAWAERVQSGRTTYTEAVAAGMYRPLGKGDVDIAAIVTTLERSGYDGWYVMEQDTVLGSEADGDRAAGDVRASVDHLRGLAL; from the coding sequence GTGACCTCGCTGCTCGACCGGGTCGCCGGCGCCCCCATCTCGTGGGGGGTCTGCGAGGTGCCCGGCTGGGGCCACCAGCTCGACGCGGGCCGGGTGCTCTCCGAGATGCGTGAGGTGGGGCTGCGGGCCACCGAGTTCGGACCGGACGGCTTCCTGCCCGACGACCCGGCGGCCAAGGCGGCGACCCTGGCCGAGCACGGTCTGGCCGCAGTGGGCGGCTTCGTCCCGGTCGTCCTGCACGAGGTCGGGCACGACCCCCTGCCCGCGGTCGACCGGGCGCTGGACGGCTTCCTGGCCGCCGGCGCTGGTGTCCTCGTGCTGGCCGCGGCGAGCGGCACCGACGGCTACGACGCGAGGCCCGAGCTGGACGCCGCCGACTGGGAGCGGCTGCTGGGCAACCTGGACCGGCTGGCCGACCACGCCGCCGGCCGCGGGGTCCGGGCCTGCCTGCACCCGCACGTCGGCACCATGGTGGAGACCGGGGACGACGTCAGCCGCGTGCTCGACGGATCGTTGGTCCCGCTGTGCCTCGACACCGGCCACCTGCTGATCGGCGGCAGCGACCCGGCGGCCCTCGCGGCCCAGGCGACCGACCGCATCGTGCACGCGCACCTCAAGGACGTCGACCGGGCCTGGGCGGAGCGCGTCCAGTCCGGCAGGACGACGTACACCGAAGCGGTGGCCGCGGGCATGTACCGGCCGCTGGGCAAGGGCGACGTCGACATCGCCGCGATCGTCACCACCCTGGAGCGGTCCGGCTACGACGGGTGGTACGTCATGGAGCAGGACACTGTCCTGGGCTCCGAGGCGGACGGCGACCGTGCCGCCGGGGACGTCCGCGCCAGCGTGGACCACCTGCGCGGGCTGGCGCTCTAG
- a CDS encoding Gfo/Idh/MocA family oxidoreductase → MRIGLAGVGRIGAFHAGTLRAIPEVDSLVVADAVPGRAEAAAASLGVESVASPDGLFTAGIDGLVVAAATDAHAPLILAGVDAGVPTFCEKPVAADVDGTLAVLDKLTGSDVQVQIGFQRRFDAGYVAARQAVAAGELGWVHTMRSGTLDPAPPPADYVEHSGGIFRDCGVHDFDSVRWVSGQEVQEVYAVGGNRGAAFFADHGDVDTAAVVLTLDDGAFALVSATRYNARGYDVRLEVLGSEDSLSVGLDDRLPLRSVEPGVTFPGGAPYPAFMERFHDAYVAELTAFTRIVAGAEQASCTVADALEAFYVAEACELSRAKHRPVPLDEVRR, encoded by the coding sequence ATGCGCATCGGACTCGCCGGCGTCGGCCGGATCGGTGCCTTCCACGCCGGCACGCTGCGGGCCATCCCCGAGGTCGACTCCCTGGTGGTGGCCGACGCCGTGCCCGGGCGGGCCGAGGCCGCCGCGGCGTCGCTCGGCGTCGAGAGCGTCGCCAGCCCGGACGGCCTCTTCACGGCCGGCATCGACGGGCTGGTCGTTGCGGCGGCGACCGACGCCCACGCGCCGCTGATCCTCGCCGGGGTCGACGCGGGGGTCCCCACCTTCTGCGAGAAGCCGGTCGCAGCCGACGTCGACGGCACGCTCGCGGTCCTCGACAAGCTGACCGGCTCGGACGTCCAGGTCCAGATCGGCTTCCAGCGCCGGTTCGACGCGGGCTACGTCGCCGCCCGGCAGGCCGTGGCAGCGGGCGAGCTCGGCTGGGTCCACACCATGCGATCGGGCACGCTCGACCCGGCCCCTCCGCCCGCGGACTATGTCGAGCACTCCGGCGGCATCTTCCGCGACTGCGGCGTGCACGACTTCGACTCGGTGCGCTGGGTGAGCGGCCAGGAGGTCCAGGAGGTCTACGCCGTGGGCGGCAACCGGGGTGCCGCGTTCTTCGCCGACCATGGCGACGTGGACACGGCGGCGGTCGTCCTGACCCTCGACGACGGCGCGTTCGCCCTGGTGTCCGCGACCCGCTACAACGCGCGCGGCTACGACGTCCGGCTCGAGGTGCTGGGCTCGGAGGACAGCCTGTCGGTGGGGCTCGACGACCGGCTGCCGCTGCGGTCCGTCGAGCCCGGAGTCACCTTCCCCGGCGGGGCGCCGTACCCCGCGTTCATGGAGCGCTTCCACGATGCGTACGTCGCCGAGCTGACCGCCTTCACCCGCATCGTGGCGGGCGCCGAGCAGGCGAGCTGCACCGTCGCCGACGCGCTGGAGGCCTTCTACGTCGCCGAGGCGTGCGAGCTGTCGCGCGCCAAGCACCGGCCGGTGCCTCTCGACGAGGTCCGCCGGTGA
- a CDS encoding GntR family transcriptional regulator, producing the protein MATPTLPRDRGGAPLALDLDRSSPVPLWFQAAQQLEAAIDRGDLRPGQRLDNEIELADRFGLSRPTLRKAIEQLVGQGLLVRKRGVGTQVVQSQVKRPVELSSLFDDLASTGRRPTTAVLSCREVPADEAVAAALGLHAGDPVLAVERLRSADGEPLAILRNWLPTDVGELTAELLIEHGLYALLRRYGVHLRIANQRIGAAVADAGQARLLGSRKGDPLITMERVSYDDTGRPVELGRHRYRADAYSFEITVVGR; encoded by the coding sequence ATGGCCACGCCGACCCTCCCCCGGGACCGCGGCGGCGCACCGCTCGCCCTCGACCTCGACCGGTCCAGCCCGGTGCCGCTGTGGTTCCAGGCGGCGCAGCAGCTCGAGGCGGCGATCGACCGGGGCGACCTGCGGCCGGGGCAGCGGCTGGACAACGAGATCGAGCTCGCCGACCGGTTCGGCCTGTCCCGGCCCACCCTGCGCAAGGCCATCGAGCAGCTGGTCGGGCAGGGGCTCTTGGTGCGCAAACGCGGGGTCGGCACCCAGGTCGTGCAGAGCCAGGTGAAGCGCCCGGTCGAGCTGTCCTCGCTCTTCGACGACCTGGCGAGCACGGGTAGGCGTCCCACGACCGCGGTGCTCTCCTGCCGCGAGGTGCCGGCCGACGAGGCCGTGGCCGCTGCGCTGGGCCTGCACGCGGGTGACCCGGTGCTGGCGGTCGAGCGGCTGCGGTCGGCGGACGGCGAGCCCCTGGCGATCCTGCGCAACTGGCTGCCGACCGACGTCGGCGAGCTCACGGCCGAACTCCTGATCGAGCACGGGCTCTACGCGCTGCTCCGCCGGTACGGCGTCCACCTGCGGATCGCCAACCAGCGGATCGGAGCTGCCGTCGCCGATGCCGGCCAGGCCCGGCTGCTGGGCAGCCGCAAGGGTGACCCGCTGATCACCATGGAGCGGGTGTCCTACGACGACACCGGCCGGCCGGTCGAGCTCGGTCGGCACCGCTATCGGGCCGACGCCTACAGCTTCGAGATCACCGTCGTCGGCAGGTGA